Part of the Trichoderma asperellum chromosome 1, complete sequence genome is shown below.
CTAATTCTCCCCAATTGACGCGTGTTGCCAGATCTTGAAATATTACAGCATAGTCTGAATACTTTCCTTTCTGATAGATAGTGGTGAGTTTGTTTTCAGCTATTCTGATTTCTCCGATATCctcaaaggcttttttaagttcttctttaaatttattgaaacttttaaaaatagctttggTAGCGTCTTTAGCAGCGAAGTTATATTCCATGTAATCGTCTTAAATTGGTCTAAACCATTTAAGAGCGAGTCCTGAAAGATGAGATGCTGTAAAGGAtactttgttttcttcctttttgaggATGGTAGGGAAGTTCTGAAAATAAGCCTTGAGTTGCGTGATAAATAATTGAAGTTTAGTaggcttgctattatatgctggtggaggttaaagcttaagggtaACTCCAATGTCCTTTCCTAGGGCTGgtgttttctgttttttatatagtttcttaataagttttttaaactgCTTAGTAGTAAGCTTGTCCTAGTTAGGTTCGCCAGTGAGGTCGATGTCTTTATCTATATTCTTAATAGGATTAGAGGTAGGGGTGTTGAAGTTGCCTGAGGTTGCCATAGTGGTTTAAATTGTTTAAAAGATCTGAAGTATCTTTTTGAACAAGAGTCGTTAACGTgtgacgttctgatcctatacctagtatagggtaattagttcctaagggataaacctttaacgtcgggtttatgttggcagagagatgtgaGGGATTTTATGAGCGGTTTTAGTTATGTAGCTGATAACTTTGGATGTGAGTCTAATCTGATTGTTATATGAATGCTATGTTAACAactgactatttaagctatatttaatgaGCGTATTGAatggtcttatatagtaagtcgttCTATGGTTATCACTTGTGTAAGTTGCATTGTACTTAAtgagaatgcttccttagagtcgCAGTCTTATCTCatgagtaggtatatatcttgctgaaaatacatttcctttattatgattggttgtcttgtccGTGGTTCACCCGGAGGTACGTActagagggatcttatgtggttggttcgTGACAGTATGccttaataacttaatttattctttctgTTTAGCtatctatttataggtagtatatagtgTTTAGCTTATGataagttttaagtttagctataagcttttactagaatttaaaagcaaaggtgtttcctttatttaatataatttctgctagtagtctatattttataaaaatatattgtatataaagatatactaaattttttataatataggaCTTTTTATGCAGTAAGaagtaggcttgcttaaagagtttatctactactataaaaatgctgttatagactatattagttaatagttcTTTTAACCCTGgtaaattagtaatatagttaaatataatagtatattaattttatttaagaactaaaataggttataattttctatatagcTGATGTTATTTgtcctttattttcttgcatatgttgtattttttaataacctctttgactttttgtttaagttctttaaaatagtaataatataatatataattataggtaatttatataccttaatGTACTGCTGTAATTATGCTATGATAAATGTCCtgaattacttttatttgcAATTCctctagtatttaaatttatttgctttattttaggagtttattaattataattacttctttAGGGAATTATTCTAGTTGCTAGTCTTtgatttaatctttaattttattaaggataggattatattcttctataataaataaggtattaattttaatttatttataattcttttagttatttCTGTATAGGATTTATGCTTTAAATttaggaatttctttaaaatgttcttctttttaatttagagCATTAGCtcttctattctttattcCTTTACAGTGGATGATCTTGtagttaaagtctattaagaatttaaaataataagtttattgtgcaaagagttattatatagttataaagtaagatatattttagtaattggtgtagactttaattttatacttatttcctaggcaatagtattgctattctttaaatgctttaataattactaagaattctttattatagatagaatattttagctttagactatatagttttctaaagaagaaagctactggcttaagtcttctatctttatcttATTATCTTAAGGTTCCTTTTAAagcaaagttaaaagcatctgtttttattttaataggcttacttaggttatatataataagtattagtttacttataataatatccttaagcttttaaaatattaattttattttattagtctaggatagttttttatttttttattttttcttgctttttttatttttcttaagttgAGTGGTGTTGGTTAGGGGTTTTGTAATTTTgctatatctttaaataaatctttagtaataattagcaagtcttaagaaactttataatcctttATGGGTTTCTAGGAGTTCTTAGTCTTagatagcagtaactttaattaaatttatttaaacttcccctggtgtaataatatatttaaggaaCTTAACTTattgtatataaaattagcatttattagggttaataaagagcttagtgtcttatagtttttataataccttatagatatattctttatgtttttttaatgtctttaagaagattaagatattattaatgtatgtaactataaagttatttaagtattccttaagaataaagttaatttttttctagaATAATGCTggtgtatttataagtccttgtagtataattaaatatttaaatagtctatattttattttaaaggcagttatttatttatgtccttcttttatttttataagtttataggcttctgtAAGATCTAGGGCTGTAAATTagtttatgctttataatctttttttaattttagtaattagtagtaaaggcattctatctttaatagttattttattaagctgttaatagttaataattaaataaagttttttattcttttttagtataaagataataaagtactttactaaagagtttaatactttaatgtatcctttatttaattatatttatagctattctttaagcgtTTTAAGCTctgttttattaaaattgtaaatcttatagagttttagtaaagttctatccttaagtataattttataattttattttaaataaggtAGTAGTCtttccttaagtatttactggtataattttttatatttttaatattattgtagtattttagctaaaggcttttttttattaactttagcttattcttttgcttttgctagtatagtattaagtttagctagttttatgcaatatttagtaatgattctgttaatttatataatttttgctttttgttgctgattattatattatagtggTACTGGtgattttttaaggttaaatttaactttcttttgtatttttattttcttagctttattttttttattttgtttttttttttttaattgcgcaggaggttttagttataggtctataagtgtatctttgctttccttGCCCCCTTCCtagcctagttataactttagggagatattttctttttaagttattttttttattttctagttaattatagggttatatttttttaactataggtattctagtaaaatattgcagtctcTTGGgtttagtatattaaatttaatatctttagtttaattagcaATTGTTATAGGGAGATAATTAGTCTTATGGGTGATAGTTGTtcctatatttatacttgtaatgctaaagataattaatagtgtctttttaataatgtGTGGTATTTTAAGCCGGTCTACTAAGCTATCAgcaattaagttataatttaaactgctatttatataaattttaactggttgctggtttaaatatctattaattactagcttcttttttaatattttaattaagttaatggtaattatatttaaagggcttttttgctatattttagattaatatttcttgcaCTATTGGCATTTAATTTgattattttgttttttaattatttagtgatattttttaattaaggtcttgtttttttatcttttgtTTAAGtggttattaaagttatagtttctttgtaagagtttttaagttatttggTAGAACTGGTGTTTCTTCTTgcagtattttctatagtattatatattgtaGTTTAGAAAGTggtttattaagtaattttatactttaactttctttagttatttactttactaatttattaatttattaaatatatgcatttagcagtatatattattacattcCTTTTAGTAATGTTTTCtgcaatctttattaaaagcgtTAAGGATATTGTAAATTAGGACGCAGGTGTAGGCATTCCTAAGGTctagtttaatagcctttatttactcTTATGCTTGTTCTacatttatcttttatagtaggtattctttaagatattattgtttttttttttatttttctttttcttctgcctatgctcttaaaatatatatatagttatgtTCCTTATTTAATGATTTATAGATATTGTATCTTTTGCAGTTATAATCGGGGTCTTAAGAGTAATAGAGATtacattaatatatataaaataggattaatttatttaacctttgTGGTTTTTTGCAGTGATGGTTTATATTCTGTGAATAGTATtgtaggcatttatatatttttttattaaactttaggcaagttttattatattgtGGTTCCTGGGAGCTGCATTAATGatatttattgttattaGTGTTATtactgttatatatatttttaaaggtaacttTATGTTTTGCAAAGGGGTGTATATTTAGAAGGGTGTTAAtctactattagtattttttattaattttatagaagctatatttatagattcttctggttttattatagataattttaCCTTTACTAGTTTCTTTATCCAGGAGTTCCTGTTCCTGTTCTTTAAGGTACTCCTTAGCTaatctatcttcttctttaaagagtttgcatatagcttctatattttattgccaTTTGCCTTTATAACTGTATTAGTATTCTTTTATAGATCTGCAGTTGGGGCATCCTTGGCATTTATggttagggttttataagtagtaatTGTtgtagttatagttttccttCTATATTGCTGCTTATTTTCTATTGCACTTGTAAGTAGTGTTAGTAAATCTGCAgtatctatagattaattttatattaaaatctaagtttttattattaagtagcttataggaggttaaagtattaattttaacttccttttaagattttatttttcctagcttctttaggtagtgttttaatctatctttattacttctgtatataaagcatgcattattataacaggcagtttaactaaggctattataaggtagttctataataatgtttatttaaactttattagccttattgttttatttagggctttttctattttctttctgcttctttttaaaatagcagtatgcCTCCTTATAGcctagtttactataaaaatagcattttcctttaaacttagTTGCTTTAATAGtgttaaagtttatttatccTGGTTgggttttattatcttttgcaatatattctttttatttcttgccTTAGTTTACATAATGTTgagatttttattaagaggttaattaatagctatatttttttaatttatgttcttagcttcttttaaagttgtagttattaatattaatggCCTTTTAAGTGTATTTAATGAATTTAATTTtgctttaattttccttaaataacttgtttttaactttagacttaatgCTATTGTaatagatttctttttttatttctttggTTTAGTTTACTTTGGTAAGCAGGCGTAAGAAGGTAGTAGTAtgcttaaataaagcttttttttattataaaaacttaagttctctttctgctttctattctttatttatagttttaaaggatttttttaattaatttttaaaggttttgtAATTACTGAAAATCTTGCTTATTtgaatttttattttagtaggtttttcttttatagcgttatagtttattaaaataggcctaaattatttagcagcagtttcTATAAGGCAGTTGGCTGTGAAGAGGACTTGGTCCTTATTGTCTCTTAAATTGATTGggaaatagctaaaataagtgtttaatttagtaaagaatttatttatttttaaggtgTCTCTGTTAAAGTTATTAGGTTGCTTAGGCTTAAggatttctccttttttcttttttttattttttagttaatcctttagctttttaatttatgtAAGGAGTAAATTAATTGCGGCTTGTTCTATGGTAAGAGGTGGATATTGTTtataagtttctttatttatgtAAGTAGTTCTTTGCTGACTgttgcctgctatatttttattattgcctgTAGGTCTAGTAACTGTCTGAataagagttattaatatatgaTAAActgtacactagatagttaatataggatagattcctaagggataaacctagaataagttctttaggtttatgttggtGGATaggttaggaaacctatgggcaataatattataataatagttattagtagGGATTAAAAgagctttttaatctataggtataaaactatgttaataactggctatttaagttatctACATAAGCGTAAGAAGTGAATTTATATATCCAGTTGGTATCTCTGGATTGTAATGGATTGATGTTGATTTTCATTGATCTTAAGTGTGCGTTAAGATAGATTGAATATAATTTGTGTCGACCTATCGCTGATTGGTGCGCCGGGCCTAAGTTAATCCGACGATGCCTACCCGGTAGGCCTATAGTTGCGACCATAAGAGTTGGGTCGTAACAAGCAGCTAgaggttattttatataaaaacataTGTTGTTTTTCCTATCTAACAAGAgaatctcaatctctttATATCTGATCGATTAAGGCAGAGCCTGGATCAATTATCCTCTTTCAATTTCCCTTTCTATCCGGGAGGTGTTGTAACGATCCGTTATACCGTTAAgccaacagggcaaaagattaggccaataaccactattgtagcagttactgtaacggaaccagctgcttataAGGGATCTATCTGTTACAGTAAACCAGGTTGTAACAGGTGTGCTGCAAAGGTTTATCAAAAGAACTAATACCAAtttccaaaaaaagaggtatattatatagtttctTGTCTCCtactctatatatatacaagaaTATAAGTATTGATTAGTAATTGGAGAACCAATAGTATAAGCAAGAACCCTAGTTATTTAAGAACCCGACTTATCCAAGAACTAACAGCATTAGCAAGAACTTTTGTAAACCAGGAACCAACTGCATAAAAAAGGACTCTAGTAAACTAAAAGCTAACTGTTACGACCTGGTGTACCGTAACTGCAAAACCtttataggcagctggttcCGTTATGGTAACTGCTGCAATAGTGGTTATTagcctaatcttttgccctgtttggcttaacggtaTAACGGATCGTTACACTAACAGTATATACAAGAAAATAAGAATTTATGATAacttaacttatatatttaatttatttatttaaaagtaatatataatcttaaatttataatttaatttaaatgggagaagaaatagaaaaaaaaaaagaatttactcCTgaggtaaaatataatattatatatagctataatattctaCCTTCTGACTTCTCTTGTGCCCTTGTTTCTTCCTTGCTCAATGTAGTTTCCGCTAGACAAGTGCTGCTCAAGCCCTTCCCACATTCCTCAGGCGTGTCATCTGTGGGACCGGGTCTCGATTACAGCGGGAAGGAGGGTGGAGGCTTCAACTGGCGTTGGAGTAAGGTACCAGACCATACACTACACGCCATTTACAGTCTGGGTCCTCGGACACTCGAATTGTGCAACGATGGCCCTGCAAGATCCCGGCACTGGAAGACCTTCCCTGGCAAGAATGATGCTTGATGTAATATTCGCCACTCCTTCTTCAAGGAGCACAAAATACGCTCGCTCAACATTGGCAGTAAGTTAAGATGCGTCGTAGAAGTTCCTTCACACGAGGTGACTGGTCTTTTTGCATTGGCGACCAAGGTGATTCGACGCATTGGCAACTGACGGCAGGCGAGATGAACTTGACAGCTATAGAAAGGCAGCCAGCCAGGTGGGGTTAATGAATGCATGCTGTTGGCTTTAAGCCTTCAAGACCTTGTAGTAATGACACTAGTCTCTGTTGCTGGGCCGTAGATGTGGATATCTGGGGGATTTTGCCAGGGGAAGTGAGACACCAGGTCTAAATGAGCCTTCGTCTCAGCAACCACTACAACGACCCAGAACGGCCCGTTGCCTATCTTTCCCGCCCATAAAAAGCCATGTTAAGCTTCCTTCACCGACGCCGCTCCCGTGTCAAGCCGTACAGGGGATCCTAAAACAGCCATCGCCGAACACAGAAGCAACGCAGAGTTGCAtccgggggggggggggggtgaGTTTTATTAGGTCTAGTCCGGCATCTGCTCGGTTGACAATAGATTTCTTTCTGAGCTGCCGCCTACGGACGCTGTGCTCTGAGACGAATGTTGTCTCTCGCTGCATGGAGGAGACATGGCGCTGTACTGGGTGACCTGACCAGATACTCTGCTTGGCCGCATATGAGACTTGACCAGGCCAACAATATCAAACCCACGTCTAGACATGAGAATCTGACAGGGGGCCCGTCTTGAGTCTTGCTGTCCCAATGAGAGCTTTACGAGCCATGGCACAACAAGAGCACGTGGATCGGAGCAAACCAAGCTTAGACGCATTATGCACTGGCCGGAAGATCTCAGGTGTTCTCAGATACGCCAAGCCAGCAACCAACCCTGTCATGCTCACTATGTGGGTGGTCCGATCTGACTATGGTGCATGATCATCTATCCTCGGTTGCCCGGAATGTCCGTTGGCACCCGTTCTCTCTCAGATGCAGATATGATACAATGCAATTAGCGACAAACCCATTTTGAAATGGGGATTGCCGAAGGTAAACCTCGAGGTTGCGGTGCAAACAAAAACTGACTAAAAAATAATGGCTCGCCATGATCGGTTGTTGTACCCGACTGGGCTAGCTGACTTGAGAAAGGAAGACCACAATGTAGCATGCTCGTTATCGTAGAGTTAATACATAGTAGCATAACCAATTTTTTGTCTGACATTGGTGTCAACGTATGGGCTACGATGCTCGATTCTTTCTGAGTGTTGCAAAATTGCCAAGCTCTGGCAAATACGTGAGACGCGGCGTGTGAAATGTTGGTGGAATAAACAATAAACATCCCGGaaatgggggggggggggggagagcCAAGGAGTCACTAATGGTAGGAAAATAGACCACTTTTTCTTTAGATCTCGGTTGAATAGGTCCAATACCGGCGCAAAACTGGTAGTCATCCATATATCACGGATGTCTCATCAGAACCGCAGTCCATCTAATTCCCGTCTGGAATAATGGCTCTAACTTCTATACTTGCCCGATGGGCAGCTCCAGGATTTGCCGTAGGATCGTTGAAAGCCCCATGTGCGACGCACTTCGCTACGCCATCAGCACTATCATCTAGCTTAAACAAAATCACCTCATCCATCAACATGCCTTTCTGATAGAACCAGCGATGCGCAGGGCTGTACTGAATGTCATAACCTTCATTGCAGCAGCGAGGAAAGATGACATCAGTGCTGATATATTCTTTCTTGGTGATGGTTCGGTAATCGCATAGCGCTAGGGGACAGTCCTGATGGGTGATGGGGGGGACGGAGCGCCAAATGCTGTGAAGCGTTTGGTTAACAAGGGGCatattttacttttcaaGGTCTAGGGAGATGCGGGCATCTACATACTTTACCAATCGATAGCGCTTGCTCAAGACATCATCTACGTTATTGGAAAGTGCAGTGCCATTCTCAACTTGCAGGACGCTTCCGTTGCATTGCAGTGAGCCAGAAAGAAGGGGGTTTTCCAAGGGGTTGTCTCCCAGTCGAGGGTCCGCACCACGAAACTATTGGCCGTTAGTATCCAACGAAAAGTAATAACTGCTATTTGAAGCCGCGACGGTATACACCAAAGCTCACATTGTATGCATAAATGAACACGCGCTCACACGCAAAACGCTGCAGAAGCCAGCTGTGTAGAAATGGAAGATACCTCTCTTGCACAGTATCATCGGACCAACTGTCCATCTTAAATGGCAAGTTTTGAAATTCAAAACCTGATGCGTCGAGAGTAAACAACTCCTCGTTTCCGCGGACGTTGTAGATATTTACGGGGTAACTCTTGCGATAATGTTGCTTCGTTTCAGGTCTCTCAAAAAGGGAAGACGACTCAGATATGGCTTCTGGCGTTTATAAAGCTCAAGGGGAGCAAGGTAATTGAATTCTTCGACACTAACAACCGGCAGTTGCCTGTCTTGGACCTGTTTATCAAGCTCGGAGCAAAGAACTGTTAGGAAGTCTGCGGCGTGATCCTCGGCCATCTTTAACTCTATCGCTTCTGATTCAGGCGGGTGTATTAGCACTTTCAGTACCAAGACCGGACGAAACCCAATTAGATGAGCACGCGAATAACAAAAGAGTTCAAGTCTCACCATTCTGAGCATCGGCAGCAGGAACGGGATCATTAGGAGGCAGGATGGTGTACGCCTGTTCAGTCTTGGCAGCTTCATTTCTAGTGTAACTGCTCCAAGGACGATTGAAAAAGTTGCTAGGGTCAAAGCGCCAATTAATAAACTCAGGACTGTCGGTTTTGAGCCAGCGCTGCAAATCATCTTGGTCTTCTGGCGGCCAGACACTCTGCCATGGTCGTTCAAGACCTGG
Proteins encoded:
- a CDS encoding uncharacterized protein (EggNog:ENOG41); this encodes MPGLERPWQSVWPPEDQDDLQRWLKTDSPEFINWRFDPSNFFNRPWSSYTRNEAAKTEQAYTILPPNDPVPAADAQNEAIELKMAEDHAADFLTVLCSELDKQVQDRQLPVFRGADPRLGDNPLENPLLSGSLQCNGSVLQVENGTALSNNVDDVLSKRYRLVNIWRSVPPITHQDCPLALCDYRTITKKEYISTDVIFPRCCNEGYDIQYSPAHRWFYQKGMLMDEVILFKLDDSADGVAKCVAHGAFNDPTANPGAAHRASIEVRAIIPDGN